A window of the Coprobacter fastidiosus genome harbors these coding sequences:
- the leuD gene encoding 3-isopropylmalate dehydratase small subunit produces MTDKFKTLTSTCIPLPMENVDTDQIIPARFLKATTREGFGDNLFRDWRYDKEGNPIPGFVLNDPTYSGTVLVAGKNFGSGSSREHAAWAVAGYGFKVVVSSFFADIFKNNALNNCVLPVVVSENFLSDLFGAIASDPKTTVTVDLENQLITNNYNGSQESFEINPYKKDCLLNGYDDIDYLLSRKDRIEAWEKSQNR; encoded by the coding sequence ATGACCGATAAATTTAAAACTCTGACCTCTACCTGTATCCCACTTCCTATGGAAAATGTCGATACAGACCAGATTATACCTGCCCGTTTTTTAAAAGCAACTACCCGAGAGGGTTTCGGCGATAACCTATTCAGAGACTGGCGCTACGATAAAGAAGGAAATCCTATTCCCGGATTTGTATTAAACGATCCCACTTACTCAGGCACTGTTTTGGTTGCGGGAAAAAATTTCGGAAGCGGATCGAGTCGAGAACATGCCGCATGGGCTGTTGCCGGATATGGATTCAAAGTTGTCGTTTCAAGTTTTTTTGCCGATATTTTTAAAAACAATGCATTAAACAACTGTGTTCTTCCGGTCGTGGTTTCTGAGAATTTTCTATCAGATCTGTTCGGAGCAATCGCCTCCGACCCGAAAACCACAGTCACAGTAGATCTGGAAAATCAGTTAATTACGAACAACTACAATGGCTCTCAAGAATCATTCGAAATAAATCCTTATAAAAAAGATTGCCTGCTTAACGGATATGATGATATAGACTATTTATTAAGCAGAAAGGATAGAATAGAAGCGTGGGAAAAGTCTCAAAACAGATAA
- a CDS encoding GNAT family N-acetyltransferase — translation MTDYKLINNENSRRYEFQIDGFIPKIEYILSENGEIYLTHTEVPPALEGKGIASQLVLKVLQDIEHKNLRLVPLCPFVAGYIQKHPEWKKLIMRGVRVE, via the coding sequence ATGACAGATTATAAGTTGATAAATAATGAGAATAGTCGTCGGTATGAGTTTCAAATAGACGGATTTATTCCGAAGATAGAATATATTTTATCCGAAAACGGAGAAATTTATCTGACACATACTGAAGTCCCTCCTGCTTTAGAAGGAAAAGGTATCGCCTCTCAACTTGTGTTGAAGGTGTTACAGGACATAGAACATAAAAATCTGAGATTAGTTCCTTTGTGTCCTTTTGTTGCAGGTTATATTCAAAAGCATCCGGAGTGGAAAAAGTTGATTATGAGAGGTGTTAGAGTAGAATAA
- a CDS encoding murein hydrolase activator EnvC family protein, which produces MRSKYKLSFFNENTLEEVWTFRLSRLGAFLFFSALVIIIFSGAMYLIVGTPLKNYLPGYLKTETRVKIMDNALRIDSLNQAMQLNDAYLKNLTNILTGNVKIDSIRNIKDSLLSFPTDSFLTQSQATTSFMQRYEEEEKYKLNVLNQTIPTDGFIFFAPIKGVIKQKFNPENNHFGIDILAPKRVSVAATLDGTVISAGYTVDYGYVIEIQHSNNFISIYKYNAELLKSIGDKVSGGEVIALTGNGTKDSFPPLVEFQLWHMGQALNPEDYIAF; this is translated from the coding sequence ATGCGATCAAAATATAAGCTTTCCTTCTTCAATGAAAATACATTGGAAGAGGTATGGACTTTTCGTTTGTCCCGATTAGGAGCTTTTCTGTTTTTTTCGGCATTGGTTATCATCATTTTTTCTGGAGCAATGTATCTGATTGTCGGGACTCCGTTAAAAAATTATTTACCCGGATATTTGAAAACCGAAACACGGGTAAAAATTATGGATAATGCATTACGTATCGATTCTTTGAACCAGGCTATGCAATTAAACGACGCATACTTGAAAAATCTAACTAACATACTTACCGGAAATGTCAAAATAGATTCGATACGGAACATCAAAGATTCTCTGCTTTCTTTCCCGACTGATTCTTTTCTGACTCAATCACAGGCTACGACAAGTTTCATGCAACGCTATGAAGAAGAAGAGAAATATAAACTTAATGTGCTTAATCAGACGATTCCGACTGACGGATTTATTTTTTTCGCTCCGATAAAAGGAGTGATCAAACAAAAATTCAATCCGGAAAACAATCACTTCGGCATTGACATTCTTGCCCCGAAACGAGTATCGGTAGCTGCAACCTTAGACGGCACGGTCATTTCGGCAGGGTATACAGTAGATTACGGATATGTAATCGAAATTCAGCATAGCAATAACTTTATATCTATATATAAATATAATGCCGAACTTCTAAAATCTATCGGAGATAAAGTTTCGGGCGGAGAGGTTATCGCTCTTACCGGAAACGGAACAAAGGACTCTTTTCCTCCTCTTGTAGAATTTCAGTTATGGCACATGGGACAGGCTTTGAATCCCGAAGATTATATTGCATTTTAA
- the leuC gene encoding 3-isopropylmalate dehydratase large subunit → MSKKTLFDKIWDAHVVSTIQGGPTQLYIDRHYCHEVTSPQAFNGLRERGLKVFRPDRTTCSPDHNIPTLNQDKPIADPISRNQVEALSRNAKEFGITLYGLGHEKNGIIHVIGPENGLTQPGMTIVCGDSHTSTHGAFGAIAFGIGTSEVEMVLATQCILQPKPKRMRITINGKLGKGVTAKDIALYVISRMTTGGATGYFVEFAGEAIRSLSMEGRMTVCNLSIEMGARGGMIAPDETTFAYVKDKEFAPKGEEWEKALKQWKELYSDADAVFDKEVFFDASDIAPRITYGTNPGMGMGIHDTIPALEQIDEAGKISFIKSLNYMGFKPGEKLEGKTIDYVFLGSCTNGRIEDFRTFAEFVKGHKKADHVVAWLVPGSWAVEKQIRKEGLDKILTEAGFELRQPGCSACLAMNDDKVPSGKYAVSTSNRNFEGRQGPGSRTILAGPLVAAAAAITGKITDPRNFMQ, encoded by the coding sequence ATGTCTAAAAAAACATTATTCGACAAAATTTGGGATGCACATGTAGTTTCTACTATACAAGGCGGACCCACACAATTATACATCGACAGACATTATTGTCATGAGGTGACCAGCCCTCAAGCATTTAACGGTTTGCGAGAACGTGGATTGAAAGTATTCCGTCCCGACCGTACGACTTGTTCACCTGATCACAATATACCGACATTGAACCAAGACAAACCGATTGCAGACCCCATATCCCGAAACCAAGTAGAAGCATTAAGTAGAAACGCTAAGGAATTCGGTATTACTCTATACGGACTCGGACACGAAAAGAATGGAATTATTCATGTTATAGGACCGGAAAACGGACTGACACAACCGGGAATGACCATTGTCTGCGGGGACAGCCACACATCTACTCACGGAGCTTTCGGAGCTATTGCATTCGGAATCGGGACAAGCGAAGTCGAGATGGTTCTGGCCACACAATGTATTTTGCAGCCTAAACCCAAAAGAATGAGAATCACTATTAACGGAAAACTTGGAAAAGGGGTTACGGCAAAGGATATAGCTCTATATGTAATTTCCCGAATGACTACAGGCGGCGCAACCGGTTATTTTGTAGAATTTGCCGGAGAGGCGATTCGCTCACTGAGTATGGAAGGGCGCATGACAGTATGTAACCTAAGTATTGAAATGGGTGCAAGAGGCGGAATGATCGCCCCAGATGAAACGACATTCGCTTATGTCAAAGATAAAGAATTTGCCCCTAAAGGAGAAGAGTGGGAAAAAGCGCTGAAACAGTGGAAAGAATTGTATAGTGATGCCGATGCTGTATTTGATAAAGAGGTATTCTTCGACGCTTCGGATATTGCACCTCGTATTACTTACGGGACAAATCCCGGAATGGGAATGGGAATACACGACACGATTCCGGCATTAGAACAGATTGATGAAGCCGGTAAAATATCTTTTATCAAGTCCTTAAATTACATGGGATTCAAACCCGGTGAAAAATTAGAAGGGAAAACGATCGATTATGTATTTCTCGGTAGTTGTACAAACGGACGTATCGAAGATTTCCGAACCTTTGCCGAATTTGTAAAAGGACATAAAAAGGCTGATCATGTAGTCGCATGGTTAGTACCCGGTTCTTGGGCGGTAGAAAAACAAATCAGGAAAGAAGGATTGGATAAAATCTTAACAGAAGCGGGATTTGAACTTCGTCAGCCCGGATGCTCTGCTTGTCTCGCAATGAATGACGATAAAGTTCCTTCCGGAAAATATGCCGTATCCACATCTAACCGAAATTTCGAAGGGAGACAAGGTCCAGGTTCACGAACGATTTTGGCAGGACCTCTTGTCGCTGCTGCCGCTGCCATTACAGGGAAAATTACCGATCCCCGAAATTTTATGCAATAA
- a CDS encoding 1-deoxy-D-xylulose-5-phosphate reductoisomerase, producing the protein MKKQLAILGSTGSIGTQALEVISEHSDLFEVYALTANNNVDLLILQARKFSPEVVVIANESLYPKLKDALEDLPIKVYAGHDAIAQIVESEPIDMVLTAMIGYAGLYPTIRAIKAGKTIALANKETLVVAGELINQLAHENRTPIIPVDSEHSAIFQCLTGEMHNPIDKIILTASGGPFRTMSRQELEHVTKKQALKHPNWNMGAKITIDSASMMNKGFEVIEAKWLFNVKPEQIEVVVHPQSIIHSMIQFEDGAIKAQLGTPDMKLPIRYAFSYPNRLKNQSPKLELSQYAHLTFEHPDTTKFPLLNYAYEAMKQGGNIPCILNAANEVVVDAFLKDKIGFLQMADIIADIMQQVSFIKSPSYDDYVSTDAEARRLTREKIISF; encoded by the coding sequence ATGAAGAAACAACTTGCTATACTGGGTTCTACCGGATCGATCGGCACACAAGCTTTGGAAGTAATTTCAGAGCATTCCGACTTGTTCGAGGTATATGCACTTACTGCTAACAACAATGTGGATCTGCTTATTTTACAAGCACGAAAATTTAGCCCCGAAGTGGTAGTTATCGCTAATGAATCTCTTTATCCTAAACTTAAAGATGCACTGGAAGACCTGCCGATTAAAGTATATGCAGGACATGACGCCATCGCTCAAATAGTCGAATCAGAACCCATCGACATGGTGCTTACAGCCATGATCGGATATGCAGGTCTATATCCGACCATACGAGCGATAAAGGCCGGTAAGACAATAGCTCTTGCAAATAAAGAAACGTTGGTCGTTGCCGGAGAACTGATAAATCAACTGGCACATGAAAACCGCACACCAATAATACCGGTAGATTCGGAACACTCCGCCATTTTTCAATGTCTAACCGGAGAAATGCATAATCCGATAGATAAAATCATATTAACGGCTTCCGGAGGTCCTTTTCGAACAATGTCACGACAAGAATTAGAACATGTTACGAAAAAACAAGCATTGAAACATCCCAACTGGAATATGGGTGCTAAAATTACTATAGACTCGGCTTCTATGATGAACAAAGGATTTGAAGTTATCGAGGCCAAATGGCTTTTCAACGTAAAACCGGAACAAATAGAAGTTGTCGTACACCCTCAATCAATTATACATTCCATGATACAATTCGAAGACGGAGCTATAAAAGCTCAATTGGGAACGCCGGATATGAAATTACCGATAAGATATGCGTTTTCTTATCCTAACCGACTGAAAAACCAATCTCCTAAGCTGGAATTGTCTCAATATGCTCATCTGACATTCGAGCATCCGGATACTACCAAATTCCCCCTTCTAAATTACGCATATGAAGCAATGAAACAAGGTGGAAATATACCATGTATATTGAATGCTGCAAACGAAGTTGTCGTAGATGCTTTTCTAAAAGATAAAATCGGATTTTTACAAATGGCAGATATTATCGCCGATATAATGCAACAGGTCTCTTTCATAAAATCACCGTCTTATGACGATTATGTATCGACCGATGCAGAAGCACGCCGACTAACACGGGAGAAAATAATATCTTTTTAA
- a CDS encoding OmpA family protein, giving the protein MKTKHVLYSFALAAIASFAFVETGSAQVTVVEEEVTVTELIPGKPYYYAPKVGNNWYLSLGAGAQTFLTEHKGDPSYTLAMSLALGKWLNPYVGIRLNAMGGSLHTHWPTKEIMNHTRYAAVYGDLMWDLTSTLGGYNEKRVVSIIPFAGIGGAFAFKNPEAGHRTYAFPVSIGMKLNFRLFHYLDFFLEGRANAMGDHFNGVVEGKQVESIASLIGGFTVKFGKTRFKAYDPYADRMIINDLNGKVNNLRSALETCEARECPPCPEVTVTEVVTVPEPVQTCNPDLSIVVRFKINSAVVSQEEMVNVYNIADWMKRNPNCNVTVAGYADKETGTPAYNMQLSKKRADAVVNILTKKYGINANRIKMVANGSDTQPYPKNNNWNRIVIFSGSASQK; this is encoded by the coding sequence ATGAAAACGAAACATGTTCTTTACTCATTTGCATTGGCGGCGATAGCATCGTTTGCTTTTGTTGAAACCGGGTCGGCTCAGGTTACTGTGGTCGAAGAAGAGGTGACTGTTACTGAACTGATACCCGGAAAACCCTATTATTATGCTCCGAAAGTCGGGAATAATTGGTATTTGTCTCTCGGTGCTGGTGCTCAGACTTTTCTTACCGAGCATAAAGGTGATCCCAGTTATACTTTGGCTATGAGTTTGGCTTTAGGTAAGTGGTTGAATCCTTATGTAGGTATTCGGTTGAATGCTATGGGCGGGTCTTTACATACCCATTGGCCGACAAAAGAGATAATGAATCATACCCGTTATGCAGCTGTTTATGGAGATTTGATGTGGGATCTTACTAGTACTTTGGGAGGATATAATGAAAAGCGGGTGGTATCTATTATTCCCTTTGCTGGTATTGGGGGAGCTTTTGCATTCAAAAATCCTGAAGCTGGTCATCGGACATATGCCTTTCCCGTGTCTATCGGTATGAAACTGAATTTTCGTTTATTTCACTATCTTGACTTCTTCCTTGAAGGTAGGGCAAATGCTATGGGAGACCATTTTAATGGTGTTGTAGAAGGGAAACAAGTAGAGTCTATCGCTTCTCTTATCGGAGGTTTTACCGTTAAATTCGGAAAGACTCGTTTCAAAGCTTATGATCCTTATGCTGACCGTATGATTATCAATGATTTGAATGGTAAAGTAAATAATTTGCGTTCTGCTTTAGAGACTTGTGAAGCACGGGAATGTCCGCCATGTCCTGAAGTCACTGTTACCGAAGTTGTTACAGTTCCAGAACCTGTTCAGACTTGTAATCCGGATCTGTCGATTGTTGTTCGTTTCAAGATCAACAGTGCTGTTGTGTCACAAGAAGAGATGGTGAATGTCTATAATATTGCCGATTGGATGAAGAGAAATCCGAATTGTAATGTGACAGTAGCCGGATATGCCGATAAAGAAACCGGAACACCGGCTTACAATATGCAGTTGAGTAAAAAACGTGCAGATGCGGTTGTGAATATATTGACTAAAAAGTATGGTATTAACGCTAACCGAATAAAGATGGTTGCTAATGGTAGTGATACTCAACCTTATCCGAAGAATAATAACTGGAATCGTATTGTAATATTTTCGGGATCAGCATCTCAAAAATAA
- the leuB gene encoding 3-isopropylmalate dehydrogenase yields MKLNIAVLPGDGIGPEIVNEALKVTKTVCEKFGHELSYKHALVGACAIDKTGNPYPDETHELCMQSDAVLFGAIGDPKYDNNPSAKVRPEQGLLGMRKKLGLYANIRPVSTFDSLIYKSPLRADIVKDTDLMCIRELTGGIYFGRPQGRSEDGTIAYDTCVYSREEIERIVHLAYKYAKQRNKKVTVVDKANVLCTSRLWREVAQEIEKQYPEITTEYMFVDNAAMQLIQWPNRFDVIVTENMFGDILTDEASVITGSLGMLPSASIGIHTSVFEPIHGSYPQAAGKNIANPVATILSAALMFEYAFNLMDEGKMIREAVDASIEAGIVTEDLAQNGKSYKTSEVGQWIADYIKNK; encoded by the coding sequence ATGAAATTGAATATTGCCGTATTACCGGGTGACGGTATAGGACCAGAAATCGTAAACGAAGCGTTGAAAGTGACAAAAACCGTATGTGAAAAATTCGGACATGAACTTTCATACAAGCATGCTTTAGTAGGAGCTTGCGCTATCGACAAAACAGGGAATCCTTATCCTGACGAAACTCACGAATTATGTATGCAATCAGATGCTGTATTATTCGGGGCTATCGGAGATCCGAAATATGATAACAATCCGTCTGCCAAAGTCAGACCAGAACAGGGATTACTCGGAATGAGAAAAAAATTAGGATTGTATGCCAATATACGTCCTGTCTCGACATTCGATTCACTTATATACAAATCCCCCTTACGGGCAGACATCGTAAAAGATACCGACCTGATGTGCATTCGAGAATTGACTGGAGGAATCTACTTCGGACGTCCTCAAGGAAGAAGTGAAGACGGAACTATTGCATACGATACATGTGTTTATAGCCGGGAAGAAATAGAAAGAATAGTGCATCTTGCCTACAAATATGCTAAGCAAAGAAATAAAAAAGTTACGGTCGTAGATAAAGCCAATGTTTTGTGTACTTCTCGTTTATGGCGTGAAGTTGCTCAAGAAATAGAAAAACAATATCCTGAAATCACTACCGAATACATGTTTGTCGACAACGCTGCGATGCAACTGATACAATGGCCTAACCGATTCGATGTAATCGTTACCGAAAATATGTTCGGTGATATACTTACCGATGAGGCATCGGTAATTACAGGATCATTAGGTATGCTTCCTTCTGCTTCCATAGGTATTCATACTTCAGTATTCGAACCGATACATGGTTCTTATCCGCAAGCCGCAGGCAAAAATATCGCTAACCCTGTAGCAACGATTTTATCAGCAGCCCTTATGTTCGAATATGCATTTAATCTCATGGATGAAGGCAAAATGATTCGTGAAGCTGTTGATGCTTCAATAGAAGCAGGTATCGTAACAGAAGATTTAGCTCAAAATGGAAAGTCTTATAAAACTTCAGAAGTAGGACAATGGATTGCCGATTATATCAAAAATAAATAA
- a CDS encoding sigma-70 family RNA polymerase sigma factor, translated as MRQLKITKSITNRESASLDKYLQEIGREDLITVEEEVELAQRIKKGDRVALEKLTRANLRFVVSVAKQYQNQGLSLPDLINEGNLGLIKAAEKFDETRGFKFISYAVWWIRQSILQALAEQSRIVRLPLNQVGSLNKISKAFSKFEQENERRPSPEELADELDIPVDKISDTMKVSGRHISVDAPFVEGEDNSLLDVLINDDSPIADRSLINESLAKEIDRALATLTERESDIIKMFFGIGCQEMTLEEIGDKFGLTRERVRQIKEKAIRRLRQSSRSKLLKTYLG; from the coding sequence ATGAGACAATTAAAGATCACAAAATCAATTACCAACAGGGAGAGCGCTTCGCTTGACAAGTACCTTCAGGAAATCGGACGAGAAGACCTGATTACTGTCGAAGAAGAAGTTGAACTTGCCCAGCGCATAAAAAAAGGAGATCGGGTTGCTTTAGAAAAACTAACCCGCGCCAATCTGCGTTTTGTCGTTTCTGTCGCCAAGCAATATCAAAACCAAGGATTAAGTCTTCCCGACCTGATCAACGAAGGAAATTTGGGTTTGATAAAGGCCGCTGAAAAATTTGACGAAACCAGAGGTTTTAAATTTATCTCTTATGCTGTGTGGTGGATACGTCAATCGATTCTTCAGGCTTTAGCAGAACAATCTCGTATCGTACGTCTTCCTCTCAATCAAGTAGGATCGCTGAATAAAATCAGCAAAGCCTTTTCTAAATTTGAACAGGAAAACGAACGTCGTCCTTCTCCGGAAGAATTAGCAGATGAATTGGATATCCCCGTAGACAAAATTTCGGATACAATGAAAGTTTCCGGACGTCACATTTCTGTTGACGCCCCATTTGTCGAAGGAGAAGACAACAGTCTGTTAGACGTGCTTATCAACGATGATTCGCCTATTGCCGACCGGTCATTGATCAATGAGTCCCTCGCTAAAGAAATAGATCGAGCATTAGCTACATTAACCGAAAGAGAAAGTGATATTATCAAAATGTTTTTCGGTATCGGATGTCAAGAAATGACATTGGAAGAAATCGGCGACAAATTCGGCCTCACCAGAGAGCGCGTACGCCAGATCAAAGAAAAAGCCATAAGAAGATTGAGACAAAGTTCTCGTAGCAAACTGCTTAAAACCTACTTAGGATAA
- a CDS encoding 2-isopropylmalate synthase: MSDRLFIFDTTLRDGEQVPGCQLNTVEKIQVAKALEGLGVDVIEAGFPVSSPGDFNSVVEISKAVTWPTICALTRAVENDIKVAAEALKYAKHGRIHTGIGTSDYHIKYKFNSTREEIIERAVSAVKYAKKFVEDVQFYAEDAGRTDNEYLARVIEAVIKAGATVVNIPDTTGYCLPDEFGRKIRFLKENVEGIDKVTIATHCHNDLGMATANTISGILNGARQAEVTINGIGERAGNTSLEEVAMIFKSHHDLNIETNINTQKIYGISRMVSSLMNMPVQPNKAIVGRNAFAHSSGIHQDGVLKNRESYEIIDPKDVGIDENSIVLTARSGRAALKHRLHILGVELDKEKLDKAYSDFLKLADRKKDINDDDILMLVGKDRSANARIAIDYLQVTSGIGMRPVASIGLNIAGEKFEAAASGNGPVDAAINAVKQIIHRKMTVQEFLIQAITKGSDDVGKVHITVSYEGVHYYGFSANTDIVAASVEAFIDAINKFIV; this comes from the coding sequence ATGTCTGACAGATTATTCATTTTTGACACTACATTGCGAGACGGAGAACAAGTTCCCGGCTGCCAATTGAATACCGTAGAAAAAATTCAGGTAGCTAAAGCTCTCGAAGGGCTAGGTGTTGATGTTATCGAAGCCGGGTTTCCGGTATCCAGTCCGGGAGATTTCAACTCGGTAGTAGAAATCTCTAAAGCAGTAACGTGGCCTACCATTTGTGCTCTGACACGAGCAGTAGAAAATGATATAAAAGTGGCCGCAGAAGCATTAAAATATGCCAAACACGGACGAATACATACCGGAATAGGTACATCTGATTATCATATCAAATACAAATTCAATTCCACTCGGGAAGAAATCATCGAACGTGCTGTATCGGCGGTCAAATATGCAAAAAAATTTGTAGAAGATGTCCAATTCTACGCAGAAGATGCCGGACGCACAGACAATGAATATTTAGCCCGAGTCATAGAAGCTGTAATAAAAGCCGGCGCTACGGTAGTAAATATACCGGATACTACAGGATATTGCCTTCCGGATGAATTCGGGCGCAAAATACGTTTCTTAAAAGAAAATGTAGAAGGAATCGATAAAGTAACCATAGCTACCCACTGTCATAATGATCTGGGAATGGCCACGGCAAATACAATTTCAGGAATACTGAATGGGGCAAGACAAGCTGAAGTTACTATAAATGGTATCGGAGAGCGTGCCGGAAATACATCTTTAGAAGAAGTTGCCATGATTTTTAAGAGCCATCACGATCTCAATATAGAAACTAATATCAATACACAAAAAATATATGGCATAAGTCGTATGGTTTCTAGTTTGATGAATATGCCGGTGCAACCGAACAAAGCTATTGTAGGACGCAACGCATTTGCCCACTCTTCGGGAATACATCAAGATGGAGTCTTGAAAAACCGCGAAAGTTATGAAATCATCGATCCTAAAGATGTCGGAATAGACGAAAATTCAATCGTATTGACTGCCCGTAGCGGACGAGCAGCATTAAAACATCGCCTTCACATTCTCGGAGTCGAACTCGACAAAGAAAAGCTAGACAAGGCATATAGCGATTTTCTGAAACTTGCCGATCGCAAAAAAGACATAAATGATGATGACATATTGATGCTTGTAGGAAAAGACCGCTCGGCAAATGCCCGCATCGCAATCGACTATTTGCAGGTAACTTCCGGTATCGGCATGCGCCCCGTCGCCAGTATCGGCTTAAATATCGCCGGAGAGAAATTCGAAGCGGCAGCTTCCGGTAATGGACCCGTAGATGCAGCAATAAATGCGGTAAAACAAATAATTCACCGTAAAATGACCGTACAAGAATTCTTAATTCAAGCTATCACAAAGGGAAGTGACGATGTCGGAAAAGTGCATATAACAGTTTCTTATGAAGGAGTACACTATTATGGTTTCTCAGCCAATACAGATATTGTAGCAGCATCTGTCGAGGCATTTATCGACGCTATTAATAAATTTATCGTTTAA
- a CDS encoding alpha-isopropylmalate synthase regulatory domain-containing protein — protein MRQIEILDTTLRDGEQTSGVSFAAQEKLSIARLLLEELRVDRIEIASARVSEGEFEAVKRVCEWAGKRGHLNKVEILGFLDNGISIKWIKKAGGKVANLLCKGSLKHCTQQLRKSPEEHIEAIRKEISFAKTNGLQVNIYLEDWSNGMLHSPEYVFQLVNALKNEPIERIMLPDTLGILNPYSSYDYCKSMINRYPEIRFDFHAHNDYDLAVANVYSAAKAGIQGIHCTINGLGERAGNAPLSSILAVLHDQLQTKTNIDERKVNQVSRVVESYSGVRIPSNKPVIGEHVFTQCAGVHADGDSKNNLYFNDLLPERFGRTREYALGKTSGKANIKKNLEALGIELDETSMKKVTERIIALGDKKEQVTQDDLPYIISDVLNHDSEDQKIHLLNYSLSLAQGLHPVAVIKIEIHGEQYEETATGDGQYDAFVKALRKIYKYQLKKTFPILINYTVDIPPGGRTDAFVQTVITWNFKGHTFKTRGLDADQTEAAIQATIKMLNQIEKIQDNISETV, from the coding sequence ATGCGGCAAATAGAAATACTTGATACGACTCTGCGCGACGGAGAACAAACATCGGGAGTCTCATTCGCAGCTCAGGAAAAGCTCAGTATTGCAAGACTTTTGTTAGAAGAATTACGTGTAGATCGCATTGAAATTGCATCGGCAAGAGTCTCTGAAGGAGAATTCGAAGCTGTAAAAAGAGTGTGTGAATGGGCAGGGAAACGCGGTCACTTGAATAAAGTCGAAATTCTCGGATTTCTGGATAACGGTATTTCTATAAAATGGATTAAGAAGGCCGGAGGAAAAGTTGCGAATTTGCTATGTAAAGGCTCTCTGAAACATTGCACACAACAATTACGGAAATCTCCGGAAGAACATATAGAAGCAATCCGAAAGGAAATCTCTTTCGCAAAAACGAACGGACTTCAAGTAAATATATATCTGGAAGATTGGTCGAATGGTATGTTACATTCTCCCGAATACGTTTTTCAACTTGTAAATGCTCTAAAAAACGAACCTATCGAACGTATCATGCTTCCCGATACTTTAGGGATACTAAACCCTTACTCTTCATACGATTATTGTAAATCAATGATAAATCGTTATCCGGAGATTCGATTCGATTTTCATGCTCACAACGATTACGACCTCGCTGTGGCAAATGTCTATTCTGCAGCAAAGGCCGGAATACAGGGGATTCATTGTACTATAAACGGATTAGGAGAACGTGCCGGCAATGCTCCTTTATCGAGTATATTAGCGGTACTGCACGATCAACTACAAACAAAAACGAATATCGACGAACGTAAAGTAAATCAGGTAAGTCGAGTAGTAGAATCTTACTCCGGCGTACGAATTCCGTCCAACAAACCTGTTATCGGGGAACATGTTTTCACTCAATGTGCTGGAGTGCATGCTGACGGAGACAGTAAAAACAACCTCTACTTTAACGACTTGCTCCCCGAACGTTTCGGACGTACACGAGAATATGCACTTGGAAAAACTTCCGGCAAAGCCAATATCAAAAAAAATCTGGAAGCTCTGGGGATCGAGTTAGATGAAACTTCAATGAAAAAAGTTACAGAACGGATCATTGCTTTAGGTGATAAAAAAGAACAAGTAACTCAAGATGATCTTCCGTATATTATTTCAGATGTTCTGAATCACGACTCAGAAGACCAAAAGATACATTTGCTCAACTATTCACTTTCACTCGCCCAAGGCTTGCATCCGGTCGCAGTCATAAAAATAGAGATTCATGGTGAACAATATGAAGAAACGGCAACAGGAGACGGACAATATGATGCTTTCGTCAAAGCTTTGCGAAAAATATACAAATATCAACTAAAAAAGACATTCCCGATACTCATCAACTATACAGTCGATATTCCACCGGGAGGCCGTACAGATGCATTTGTTCAGACAGTTATTACATGGAATTTCAAAGGCCATACGTTCAAAACCAGAGGCCTTGATGCAGACCAGACAGAAGCAGCCATACAGGCTACTATTAAAATGTTGAACCAAATAGAAAAAATTCAAGATAATATATCAGAAACCGTATAA